One genomic segment of Desulfobulbaceae bacterium includes these proteins:
- a CDS encoding amidohydrolase, whose amino-acid sequence MTDYDISIINGTILSKAGTHPSPNELVGIKDGFIKHIGPWHHFSATKTIDAKNCLICPGLINAHGHSAMTLFRGLADDLPLMTWLNDHIFPAEAKYVSREMVYWATKLAAAEMIMSGTTTVADGYFFESEAVRAFNDTGMRSITAQGIIDFPAPGVPDPQHNITAAETFLATFPNTHLANKALFCHSPYTCSPATLQKAKQLASDNNCLMFIHAAETQAELAQVEKSYGTTPIRHLNALGVLDKNTVCIHTVLVDDHEIDILKTSGCGVVTCPESNMKLASGVAPVPGLLQAGIPVALGTDGCASNNDLDLFSEMSSLAKLHKVTSSDPTVLSAAQALSAATVGGARVLGLPETGVLHPGKMADIIIIDLHKPHLTPFYNQNSLVYCAKGADVNTSIIGGKLVMHNRKILTFEVEETMAYVNNLAVSVAQLSKS is encoded by the coding sequence ATGACAGATTACGACATCAGTATCATAAATGGCACCATTCTTAGCAAAGCCGGAACACACCCGTCCCCAAACGAACTTGTCGGCATAAAGGACGGCTTTATTAAGCATATTGGTCCCTGGCACCATTTTTCTGCAACAAAAACTATTGATGCAAAAAACTGCCTGATTTGCCCGGGCTTGATCAATGCCCACGGCCACAGCGCCATGACACTGTTTCGAGGTTTAGCCGACGATCTGCCCTTGATGACCTGGCTGAATGATCATATCTTCCCGGCCGAGGCAAAATATGTAAGCAGGGAGATGGTCTATTGGGCTACTAAACTGGCAGCAGCTGAGATGATCATGTCCGGCACCACCACTGTTGCTGATGGCTATTTCTTTGAATCCGAAGCCGTCAGAGCTTTTAACGATACGGGCATGCGATCGATCACCGCCCAGGGTATCATCGACTTCCCGGCTCCCGGAGTACCTGACCCGCAACACAACATTACTGCCGCAGAGACCTTTCTGGCAACTTTTCCCAATACCCACCTTGCCAATAAAGCACTCTTTTGCCACTCACCCTATACGTGCAGCCCAGCAACCCTGCAAAAAGCAAAACAACTGGCCAGCGACAATAATTGTCTTATGTTTATACATGCTGCAGAAACACAGGCCGAGCTCGCTCAGGTTGAGAAGTCGTACGGCACAACCCCCATACGACACCTGAACGCCCTGGGGGTTCTCGACAAAAATACTGTCTGTATTCATACCGTGCTGGTAGATGACCATGAGATCGATATTTTAAAAACATCAGGCTGTGGAGTTGTTACCTGCCCGGAAAGCAATATGAAGCTTGCCTCCGGTGTGGCTCCAGTGCCAGGCCTGCTACAGGCAGGAATCCCTGTGGCCTTGGGCACTGATGGCTGTGCCAGCAACAATGACTTGGATCTTTTTTCTGAAATGAGTTCACTTGCCAAGCTGCATAAAGTGACGAGCTCTGACCCAACCGTCTTAAGTGCAGCGCAAGCATTGAGCGCCGCGACGGTTGGTGGGGCAAGGGTTTTAGGCCTGCCTGAAACAGGCGTTTTGCACCCAGGAAAAATGGCCGATATCATTATCATTGATTTACACAAACCTCACCTGACTCCTTTTTACAACCAGAACTCTCTAGTCTACTGCGCCAAAGGAGCTGACGTAAACACATCCATCATCGGCGGCAAACTCGTTATGCACAATCGTAAAATACTCACCTTTGAGGTTGAAGAAACCATGGCATATGTTAATAATCTGGCTGTATCTGTAGCCCAACTATCAAAAAGCTAA